From one Solanum stenotomum isolate F172 chromosome 12, ASM1918654v1, whole genome shotgun sequence genomic stretch:
- the LOC125846758 gene encoding DNA repair protein UVH3 isoform X1, with protein sequence MGVQGLWDLIAPVGRRVSVETLAGKKLAIDASIWIIQFMKAMRDEKGEMVRNAHILGFFRRICKLLYLRTKPVFVFDGGTPALKRRTVIARRRQRENAQAKIRKTAEKLLLNHLKAMRLKELSVDLENQRKLNDAKGKKVITEATGTMENMAEENGLGAENYDKEALDELLAASIQAEEDWNFADDASTSCAAAPAENDNTDEDEEMILPATQGKVDPSVLAALPPSMQLDLLGQMRERLMAENRQKYQKVKKAPEKFSELQIQSYLKTVAFRREIGEVQKAAAGRGIGGVRTSRIASEANREFIFSSSFTGDKDVLASAGEDQISKKSSEVQTENNLANAAGDASTRKSSSVLESIVSEPESAFNDDVETYLDERGHLRVSRLRAMGVRMTRDLQRNLDLMKEIEEESVSRNKDFSDVPTVSDTDVHTPGNVSDTILHLNSSNPDDDGKDCLNNKTEESELRSGTTIQISFEDNFEHDCANDDDDIFASLVAGDPGMEFPMDHSPSKKQSLDSASDVEWEEGVIEEKGDLLSNNSQGEGQAPLEIDGMDDEAEVEWEEGCLDICEEPPLLPLDSRSAYKGALEEEANYQEAVRRSLEDMRDHRYIDKSHEKEMSEEAIQITAQGISIESVGQENYCPKVHKILQQKDLPSEIQTADLHDTVHEMDIAGSNNSLGTHLGEQFQANSGYGNMQIEKATSHPDRNFQIEKATSHTNRNLHCDIHMEPTIPLDGSEVDMIKKTIADTTVGVSSNNNTNSASDVTYIEQSTFNESTNARTTDAQQYESGAAAHHYTQETTELTKAFTEGFTTDINSAQNLDEEGACDDPLFERIGNLNSASTKEDQKVMMASLEEEMHVLDEEREKLGDEQRKLERNAESVSSEMFAECQELLQMFGLPYIIAPMEAEAQCAYMELTNLVDGVVTDDSDAFLFGARSVYKNIFDDRKYVETYFMKDVENELGLDREKIIRMALLLGSDYTEGVSGVGIVNAIEVVNAFPEEDGLQKFREWVELPDPSILGGLDAQTGSSSRKRGCKGGDPDMSYSTSNLEGNAASEDRAEKLRQIFMNKHRNISKNWHIPSSFPSNAVISAYTSPRVDKSTEPFAWGKPDVSVLRKVCWEKFGWSSQKADELLVPVLKEYNKHETQLRLEAFYSFNERFAKIRSKRINKAVKYMTMNKSSDLMDGSAQDATGSCKKRVVKSNDMNEEKMEDPPRGLESAGADYEETTTKRRSVGKQSRKRKGGLLQTEHLESPEGAGSKRNTSKKSSGSIGGWKETARSVRKASKKSSSRSSKTSSEDEKDSDIEQQSQIEKLEKPNQARRSQRHRKIVNYSEKRDDEFDKDDKDDGDSTTEKLERRESGADMDIAECYPADSSKMNENDASNDYCPQELPNLETNAGVDAGGAEMESTVQPSFDETSDPIPGDLLSKEYLKMGGGFCLEENDGDMEHEINASSPILSVECSDIYNSSQLFGDENSGNASNQLVSSPSRKTSEKQCEAGIGASEIEQDLNNTTNITCNDVSPHLENMGNNDYVSSSVFLRAMPNLRKRKKNS encoded by the exons ATGGGTGTTCAAGGTCTCTGGGATCTCATCGCCCCCGTTGGCCGCCGCGTCTCCGTCGAGACCCTCGCCGGGAAAAAACTGGCAATCG ATGCGAGTATATGGATTATACAATTCATGAAAGCAATGCGAGATGAAAAGGGAGAGATGGTGCGGAATGCTcatattttgggatttttccGTCGAATTTGCAAGCTACTCTACCTTCGGACCAAGCCAGTATTTGTATTTGACGGTGGCACACCTGCTCTGAAGCGTCGAACAGTGATCGCCCGTCGCCGCCAGAGGGAAAATGCTCAGGCCAAAATTAGGAAGACGGCTGAAAAGTTGCTCCTTAATCAT CTTAAGGCAATGAGGCTCAAAGAGCTGTCTGTGGATCTGGAGAACCAGAGGAAACTGAATGATGCAAAGGGTAAAAAAGTTATAACAGAAGCAACTGGAACTATGGAGAACATGGCTGAAGAAAATGGCTTGGGGGCAGAAAATTATGACAAAGAAGCATTGGATGAGTT GTTGGCAGCTTCTATTCAAGCAGAGGAAGACTGGAATTTTGCTGATGATGCATCAACATCTTGTGCTGCGGCTCCTGCTGAAAATGATAACACCGATGAAGATGAAGAGATGATACTG CCAGCAACACAAGGAAAAGTTGATCCTTCTGTTTTAGCTGCTTTACCTCCATCTATGCAACTTGATCTTCTTGGTCAG ATGAGGGAGAGATTGATGGCAGAGAACAGACAAAAGTATCAGAAGGTCAAGAAG GCCCCGGAAAAGTTCTCAGAACTGCAAATACAATCTTATCTGAAAACTGTTGCTTTTCGGCGCGAGATAGGTGAAGTACAGAAAGCTGCTGCTGGAAGGGGAATAGGTGGTGTGCGTACTTCAAGGATTGCTTCTGAAGCAAATAGGGAATTTATTTTCTCCTCATCTTTTACTGGGGACAAAGA TGTCCTTGCATCTGCTGGGGAAGATCAAATTAGTAAGAAGTCAAGTGAAGTACAAACAGAAAATAATTTGGCAAATGCTGCGGGTGATGCTTCGACAAGGAAATCTAGTAGTGTGCTAGAATCGATTGTGTCTGAGCCTGAAAGCGCATTTAATGATGATGTGGAGACATATCTGGATGAGAGGGGTCATCTTCGAGTCAGCAGACTGAGAGCCATGGGTGTACGCATGACTCGAGATTTACAGAGAAATTTAgatttgatgaaagaaattgaGGAGGAGAGTGTGTCCAGAAATAAAGATTTTAGCGATGTGCCTACTGTAAGTGACACTGATGTACATACCCCTGGAAATGTCTCTGATACAATTTTGCATCTGAACTCATCCAATCCAGATGATGATGGGAAGGATTGTTTAAACAACAAAACTGAAGAGTCTGAGTTGAGAAGTGGGACTACAATTCAGATATCTTTTGAAGATAATTTTGAACATGATTGTGccaatgatgatgatgatatatttgCGAGTTTAGTGGCAGGTGATCCAGGGATGGAATTTCCTATGGATCATTCCCCCTCAAAGAAACAGTCTCTAGATTCTGCTTCGGACGTTGAGTGGGAGGAAGGAGTGATTGAAGAGAAGGGTGACTTGCTAAGCAATAACTCTCAAGGGGAAGGTCAGGCTCCACTGGAGATAGATGGCATGGATGATGAGGCTGAAGTAGAATGGGAAGAAGGATGTTTAGACATTTGCGAGGAGCCTCCCTTACTTCCACTGGATTCAAGAAGTGCTTATAAAGGTGCTTTGGAAGAAGAAGCCAATTATCAGGAAGCAGTAAGGAGGAGTCTCGAGGATATGAGAGATCATAGATACATTGATAAATCTCATGAAAAAGAGATGTCTGAAGAAGCTATTCAAATAACTGCTCAGGGTATAAGTATTGAATCTGTTGGTCAAGAGAACTACTGCCCAAAGGTACACAAAATTCTTCAACAGAAAGATTTACCATCTGAAATTCAGACTGCTGACTTGCATGATACTGTTCATGAGATGGATATTGCAGGGAGTAATAACAGTTTGGGGACCCATTTGGGAGAACAATTTCAAGCTAATTCTGGTTATGGAAATATGCAGATTGAAAAGGCAACCAGTCATCCTGACAGAAATTTTCAGATTGAAAAAGCAACCAGTCATACTAACAGAAATTTGCATTGTGACATACATATGGAACCGACCATTCCACTTGATGGATCAGAGGTTGACATGATTAAAAAGACGATAGCAGATACCACTGTTGGGGTTTCGAGTAACAATAACACAAATAGTGCTTCAGATGTTACTTATATAGAACAATCAACATTTAATGAATCAACGAATGCAAGAACCACTGATGCCCAACAATATGAATCTGGAGCGGCCGCACATCATTATACACAAGAGACGACAGAACTCACCAAAGCTTTCACCGAGGGTTTTACAACTGATATCAATAGTGCACAAAACCTAGATGAGGAAGGTGCTTGTGATGACCCATTATTTGAGAGAATTGGCAATTTGAACTCTGCAAGTACAAAAGAAGATCAAAAAGTTATGATGGCTAGTTTGGAGGAGGAGATGCATGTATTGGATGAAGAGCGTGAAAAACTAGGAGATGAGCAGAGAAAGCTTGAGCGTAATGCAGAGTCTGTTAGCTCTGAAATGTTTGCAGAGTGCCAG GAGTTGCTCCAAATGTTTGGCTTGCCATATATCATAGCTCCAATGGAAGCTGAAGCCCAATGTGCGTACATGGAACTTACAAATCTTGTCGATGGTGTGGTTACTGACGACTCTGATGCATTCTTGTTTGGTGCTCGAAGTGTATACAAGAATATTTTTGACGATCGCAAATATGTGGAGACTTACTTTATGAAG GATGTGGAGAATGAGCTTGGGTTggatagagaaaaaataattcgtATGGCATTGCTCCTTGGGAGCGATTATACTGAAGGAGTGAG TGGGGTCGGTATTGTTAATGCTATTGAAGTTGTAAATGCATTTCCTGAGGAAGACGGTCTTCAGAAATTTCGTGAGTGGGTGGAATTGCCAGATCCATCCATTCTCGGGGGGCTTGATGCACAGACAGGTTCCAGCTCTAGGAAGAGAGGGTGTAAAGGTGGTGATCCTGATATGAGTTACTCAACCAGCAATCTGGAAGGCAATGCTGCTTCCGAGGACAGGGCTGAAAAGTTGAGGCAGATTTTCATGAATAAACAT AGAAATATTAGTAAAAACTGGCATATTCCTTCTTCGTTTCCGAGTAATGCTGTAATTTCAGCATATACGTCTCCACGAGTTGACAAGTCAACAGAGCCTTTTGCATGGGGGAAGCCTGATGTTTCTGTTCTTCGCAA AGTTTGTTGGGAGAAATTCGGCTGGAGCAGCCAGAAGGCAGATGAATTGCTAGTACCGGTACTGAAAGAGTACAACAAACATGAG ACACAACTTCGACTGGAAGCCTTTTACTCTTTCAATGAGAGATTTGCGAAAATCCGTAGCAAGAGGATAAATAAGGCAGTTAAATATATGACTATGAACAAATCCAGTGATTTAATGGATGGAAGTGCACAAGATGCTACTGGAAGCTGTAAAAAAAGAGTAGTAAAATCTAATGATATGAATGAGGAAAAGATGGAAGATCCTCCGAGGGGACTAGAGTCTGCTGGTGCTGATTATGAGGAGACGACAACAAAAAGAAGATCAGTTGGGAAGCAGtcaaggaaaaggaaaggagggCTTCTGCAGACTGAACATTTGGAATCACCAGAGGGAGCAGGAAGCAAGCGAAACACCAGTAAGAAATCAAGTGGTAGTATAGGAGGATGGAAAGAAACAGCTCGATCTGTGCGGAAGGCAAGTAAAAAATCCTCCTCCAGATCCTCCAAAACAAGCTCTGAGGATGAAAAAGATAGTGATATAGAGCAACAATCACAAATCGAGAAGCTTGAAAAGCCAAATCAAGCAAGAAGG TCACAGCGTCATCGGAAAATAGTAAATTACAGTGAGAAGAGAGATGATGAGTTTGACAAAGATGACAAAGATGATGGAGATTCTACTACTGAAAAGTTAGAAAGGAGAGAATCAGGAGCAGATATGGACATAGCTGAATGTTATCCTGCTGATTCTAGTAAGATGAATGAGAATGATGCAAGTAATGATTACTGCCCACAAGAACTGCCAAACCTTGAAACAAATGCTGGTGTTGATGCAGGTGGGGCAGAGATGGAATCTACTGTTCAACCAAGCTTTGATGAAACTTCTGATCCTATTCCAGGGGATCTTTTGTCTAAGGAGTACCTTAAAATGGGGGGTGGGTTTTGTTTAGAGGAAAATGATGGAGATATGGAGCATGAGATAAATGCTTCTAGCCCTATCTTATCAGTTGAGTGTTCTGATATTTATAATTCTTCTCAGCTTTTCGGAGATGAGAATAGTGGTAATGCTTCAAATCAATTGGTTTCTAGCCCCTCAAGGAAAACGAGTGAGAAGCAATGTGAAGCAGGGATAGGTGCATCTGAAATTGAGCAAGATTTAAACAACACAACTAATATTACTTGTAACGATGTATCCCCACACCTAGAAAATATGGGGAACAATGATTATGTTTCCAGTTCGGTATTTCTACGTGCAATGCCAAATTTGAGGAAGCGGAAGAAGAATAGCTGA
- the LOC125846758 gene encoding DNA repair protein UVH3 isoform X2, with the protein MILPATQGKVDPSVLAALPPSMQLDLLGQMRERLMAENRQKYQKVKKAPEKFSELQIQSYLKTVAFRREIGEVQKAAAGRGIGGVRTSRIASEANREFIFSSSFTGDKDVLASAGEDQISKKSSEVQTENNLANAAGDASTRKSSSVLESIVSEPESAFNDDVETYLDERGHLRVSRLRAMGVRMTRDLQRNLDLMKEIEEESVSRNKDFSDVPTVSDTDVHTPGNVSDTILHLNSSNPDDDGKDCLNNKTEESELRSGTTIQISFEDNFEHDCANDDDDIFASLVAGDPGMEFPMDHSPSKKQSLDSASDVEWEEGVIEEKGDLLSNNSQGEGQAPLEIDGMDDEAEVEWEEGCLDICEEPPLLPLDSRSAYKGALEEEANYQEAVRRSLEDMRDHRYIDKSHEKEMSEEAIQITAQGISIESVGQENYCPKVHKILQQKDLPSEIQTADLHDTVHEMDIAGSNNSLGTHLGEQFQANSGYGNMQIEKATSHPDRNFQIEKATSHTNRNLHCDIHMEPTIPLDGSEVDMIKKTIADTTVGVSSNNNTNSASDVTYIEQSTFNESTNARTTDAQQYESGAAAHHYTQETTELTKAFTEGFTTDINSAQNLDEEGACDDPLFERIGNLNSASTKEDQKVMMASLEEEMHVLDEEREKLGDEQRKLERNAESVSSEMFAECQELLQMFGLPYIIAPMEAEAQCAYMELTNLVDGVVTDDSDAFLFGARSVYKNIFDDRKYVETYFMKDVENELGLDREKIIRMALLLGSDYTEGVSGVGIVNAIEVVNAFPEEDGLQKFREWVELPDPSILGGLDAQTGSSSRKRGCKGGDPDMSYSTSNLEGNAASEDRAEKLRQIFMNKHRNISKNWHIPSSFPSNAVISAYTSPRVDKSTEPFAWGKPDVSVLRKVCWEKFGWSSQKADELLVPVLKEYNKHETQLRLEAFYSFNERFAKIRSKRINKAVKYMTMNKSSDLMDGSAQDATGSCKKRVVKSNDMNEEKMEDPPRGLESAGADYEETTTKRRSVGKQSRKRKGGLLQTEHLESPEGAGSKRNTSKKSSGSIGGWKETARSVRKASKKSSSRSSKTSSEDEKDSDIEQQSQIEKLEKPNQARRSQRHRKIVNYSEKRDDEFDKDDKDDGDSTTEKLERRESGADMDIAECYPADSSKMNENDASNDYCPQELPNLETNAGVDAGGAEMESTVQPSFDETSDPIPGDLLSKEYLKMGGGFCLEENDGDMEHEINASSPILSVECSDIYNSSQLFGDENSGNASNQLVSSPSRKTSEKQCEAGIGASEIEQDLNNTTNITCNDVSPHLENMGNNDYVSSSVFLRAMPNLRKRKKNS; encoded by the exons ATGATACTG CCAGCAACACAAGGAAAAGTTGATCCTTCTGTTTTAGCTGCTTTACCTCCATCTATGCAACTTGATCTTCTTGGTCAG ATGAGGGAGAGATTGATGGCAGAGAACAGACAAAAGTATCAGAAGGTCAAGAAG GCCCCGGAAAAGTTCTCAGAACTGCAAATACAATCTTATCTGAAAACTGTTGCTTTTCGGCGCGAGATAGGTGAAGTACAGAAAGCTGCTGCTGGAAGGGGAATAGGTGGTGTGCGTACTTCAAGGATTGCTTCTGAAGCAAATAGGGAATTTATTTTCTCCTCATCTTTTACTGGGGACAAAGA TGTCCTTGCATCTGCTGGGGAAGATCAAATTAGTAAGAAGTCAAGTGAAGTACAAACAGAAAATAATTTGGCAAATGCTGCGGGTGATGCTTCGACAAGGAAATCTAGTAGTGTGCTAGAATCGATTGTGTCTGAGCCTGAAAGCGCATTTAATGATGATGTGGAGACATATCTGGATGAGAGGGGTCATCTTCGAGTCAGCAGACTGAGAGCCATGGGTGTACGCATGACTCGAGATTTACAGAGAAATTTAgatttgatgaaagaaattgaGGAGGAGAGTGTGTCCAGAAATAAAGATTTTAGCGATGTGCCTACTGTAAGTGACACTGATGTACATACCCCTGGAAATGTCTCTGATACAATTTTGCATCTGAACTCATCCAATCCAGATGATGATGGGAAGGATTGTTTAAACAACAAAACTGAAGAGTCTGAGTTGAGAAGTGGGACTACAATTCAGATATCTTTTGAAGATAATTTTGAACATGATTGTGccaatgatgatgatgatatatttgCGAGTTTAGTGGCAGGTGATCCAGGGATGGAATTTCCTATGGATCATTCCCCCTCAAAGAAACAGTCTCTAGATTCTGCTTCGGACGTTGAGTGGGAGGAAGGAGTGATTGAAGAGAAGGGTGACTTGCTAAGCAATAACTCTCAAGGGGAAGGTCAGGCTCCACTGGAGATAGATGGCATGGATGATGAGGCTGAAGTAGAATGGGAAGAAGGATGTTTAGACATTTGCGAGGAGCCTCCCTTACTTCCACTGGATTCAAGAAGTGCTTATAAAGGTGCTTTGGAAGAAGAAGCCAATTATCAGGAAGCAGTAAGGAGGAGTCTCGAGGATATGAGAGATCATAGATACATTGATAAATCTCATGAAAAAGAGATGTCTGAAGAAGCTATTCAAATAACTGCTCAGGGTATAAGTATTGAATCTGTTGGTCAAGAGAACTACTGCCCAAAGGTACACAAAATTCTTCAACAGAAAGATTTACCATCTGAAATTCAGACTGCTGACTTGCATGATACTGTTCATGAGATGGATATTGCAGGGAGTAATAACAGTTTGGGGACCCATTTGGGAGAACAATTTCAAGCTAATTCTGGTTATGGAAATATGCAGATTGAAAAGGCAACCAGTCATCCTGACAGAAATTTTCAGATTGAAAAAGCAACCAGTCATACTAACAGAAATTTGCATTGTGACATACATATGGAACCGACCATTCCACTTGATGGATCAGAGGTTGACATGATTAAAAAGACGATAGCAGATACCACTGTTGGGGTTTCGAGTAACAATAACACAAATAGTGCTTCAGATGTTACTTATATAGAACAATCAACATTTAATGAATCAACGAATGCAAGAACCACTGATGCCCAACAATATGAATCTGGAGCGGCCGCACATCATTATACACAAGAGACGACAGAACTCACCAAAGCTTTCACCGAGGGTTTTACAACTGATATCAATAGTGCACAAAACCTAGATGAGGAAGGTGCTTGTGATGACCCATTATTTGAGAGAATTGGCAATTTGAACTCTGCAAGTACAAAAGAAGATCAAAAAGTTATGATGGCTAGTTTGGAGGAGGAGATGCATGTATTGGATGAAGAGCGTGAAAAACTAGGAGATGAGCAGAGAAAGCTTGAGCGTAATGCAGAGTCTGTTAGCTCTGAAATGTTTGCAGAGTGCCAG GAGTTGCTCCAAATGTTTGGCTTGCCATATATCATAGCTCCAATGGAAGCTGAAGCCCAATGTGCGTACATGGAACTTACAAATCTTGTCGATGGTGTGGTTACTGACGACTCTGATGCATTCTTGTTTGGTGCTCGAAGTGTATACAAGAATATTTTTGACGATCGCAAATATGTGGAGACTTACTTTATGAAG GATGTGGAGAATGAGCTTGGGTTggatagagaaaaaataattcgtATGGCATTGCTCCTTGGGAGCGATTATACTGAAGGAGTGAG TGGGGTCGGTATTGTTAATGCTATTGAAGTTGTAAATGCATTTCCTGAGGAAGACGGTCTTCAGAAATTTCGTGAGTGGGTGGAATTGCCAGATCCATCCATTCTCGGGGGGCTTGATGCACAGACAGGTTCCAGCTCTAGGAAGAGAGGGTGTAAAGGTGGTGATCCTGATATGAGTTACTCAACCAGCAATCTGGAAGGCAATGCTGCTTCCGAGGACAGGGCTGAAAAGTTGAGGCAGATTTTCATGAATAAACAT AGAAATATTAGTAAAAACTGGCATATTCCTTCTTCGTTTCCGAGTAATGCTGTAATTTCAGCATATACGTCTCCACGAGTTGACAAGTCAACAGAGCCTTTTGCATGGGGGAAGCCTGATGTTTCTGTTCTTCGCAA AGTTTGTTGGGAGAAATTCGGCTGGAGCAGCCAGAAGGCAGATGAATTGCTAGTACCGGTACTGAAAGAGTACAACAAACATGAG ACACAACTTCGACTGGAAGCCTTTTACTCTTTCAATGAGAGATTTGCGAAAATCCGTAGCAAGAGGATAAATAAGGCAGTTAAATATATGACTATGAACAAATCCAGTGATTTAATGGATGGAAGTGCACAAGATGCTACTGGAAGCTGTAAAAAAAGAGTAGTAAAATCTAATGATATGAATGAGGAAAAGATGGAAGATCCTCCGAGGGGACTAGAGTCTGCTGGTGCTGATTATGAGGAGACGACAACAAAAAGAAGATCAGTTGGGAAGCAGtcaaggaaaaggaaaggagggCTTCTGCAGACTGAACATTTGGAATCACCAGAGGGAGCAGGAAGCAAGCGAAACACCAGTAAGAAATCAAGTGGTAGTATAGGAGGATGGAAAGAAACAGCTCGATCTGTGCGGAAGGCAAGTAAAAAATCCTCCTCCAGATCCTCCAAAACAAGCTCTGAGGATGAAAAAGATAGTGATATAGAGCAACAATCACAAATCGAGAAGCTTGAAAAGCCAAATCAAGCAAGAAGG TCACAGCGTCATCGGAAAATAGTAAATTACAGTGAGAAGAGAGATGATGAGTTTGACAAAGATGACAAAGATGATGGAGATTCTACTACTGAAAAGTTAGAAAGGAGAGAATCAGGAGCAGATATGGACATAGCTGAATGTTATCCTGCTGATTCTAGTAAGATGAATGAGAATGATGCAAGTAATGATTACTGCCCACAAGAACTGCCAAACCTTGAAACAAATGCTGGTGTTGATGCAGGTGGGGCAGAGATGGAATCTACTGTTCAACCAAGCTTTGATGAAACTTCTGATCCTATTCCAGGGGATCTTTTGTCTAAGGAGTACCTTAAAATGGGGGGTGGGTTTTGTTTAGAGGAAAATGATGGAGATATGGAGCATGAGATAAATGCTTCTAGCCCTATCTTATCAGTTGAGTGTTCTGATATTTATAATTCTTCTCAGCTTTTCGGAGATGAGAATAGTGGTAATGCTTCAAATCAATTGGTTTCTAGCCCCTCAAGGAAAACGAGTGAGAAGCAATGTGAAGCAGGGATAGGTGCATCTGAAATTGAGCAAGATTTAAACAACACAACTAATATTACTTGTAACGATGTATCCCCACACCTAGAAAATATGGGGAACAATGATTATGTTTCCAGTTCGGTATTTCTACGTGCAATGCCAAATTTGAGGAAGCGGAAGAAGAATAGCTGA